A region of Salvia splendens isolate huo1 chromosome 17, SspV2, whole genome shotgun sequence DNA encodes the following proteins:
- the LOC121773685 gene encoding glutathione S-transferase 2-like produces MATDAIAEPNKLKLYSYWRSSCSCRVRIALNLKGLDYEYIAVNLLKGEQQSPEFLKLNPLGLVPVLIDGDTVVSDSLAILLYLEERYPQRPLLPRDLELKALNYQAANIVFASIQPYQNIPIIGYVKDKLGADEMLSWVQHHIKHGFCALEKLLEKFAGKYATGDEVFLADLYLAPQIDGAVKRFSVDMNEFPLLSKFNEAYKQLPAFQNAMPGKQLDTPPEARD; encoded by the exons ATG GCTACCGACGCCATTGCTGAGCCGAACAAGCTGAAGCTTTACTCTTATTGGCGGAGCTCTTGCTCCTGCCGTGTACGAATTGCTCTCAATCTCAAGG GGCTGGATTACGAGTATATAGCGGTTAACTTGCTTAAAGGCGAACAACAGTCTCCTG AATTTTTGAAGCTTAATCCGCTCGGATTGGTGCCTGTGCTTATCGATGGAGATACTGTTGTTTCAGACTCCCTTGCAATTTTATTG TATCTGGAGGAGAGGTATCCTCAGCGTCCGTTGTTACCCCGGGATCTGGAGCTGAAGGCCCTGAATTACCAG GCGGCAAATATTGTTTTTGCAAGCATACAACCTTACCAGAATATACCCATCATT GGGTATGTTAAAGATAAACTTGGAGCTGATGAGATGCTTTCTTGGGTTCAGCATCATATTAAACATGGGTTTTGTG CTCTGGAGAAGCTGTTGGAGAAATTTGCTGGAAAATATGCTACAGGAGATGAAGTTTTCTTG GCTGATTTGTATTTGGCACCTCAGATTGATGGTGCTGTTAAAAGGTTCAGTGTTGATATG AACGAGTTCCCTCTTTTATCAAAGTTCAATGAGGCATACAAACAACTCCCCGCTTTTCAAAATGCAATGCCTGGGAAGCAGCTTGATACGCCACCTGAGGCGAGGGACTGA